The Kryptolebias marmoratus isolate JLee-2015 linkage group LG9, ASM164957v2, whole genome shotgun sequence nucleotide sequence AGAGCCAGCCAATGACATATCACATAGCAAGCATCATTGTCGTCACACAGCATgacataaatatgttttagcAGGGAACTATGTTAGGATATTATAATTACTGTACAATGTTTTAGCCTTCATTTGCATTGTGTATAAATGCATTTACTCCAGTGCATCCTATCATAAGATAGgtgaaaactgtttaaaagggTTTAAGTGATGTTAAGGATTTACATTTGACATTatcagcttttgtgtttttgtaacatCATGGTGCTTTTTGCAGACATGTATTTATGTGTCACTGTGTGAATTAAGTGCCTTACAGACCGTGCAAGGACTTGGAGGGTAACAAAGAAAACctgcatgaaaaataaataactttttaacatATTTCACAATAACCCCTCAGGATTTTATGGAGTCATAAGCATAATTTGATGATCAATGGAGCAGATAGCTACAACACtgactgaaacatgttttatgctTTGCACACTTCTCTTCccaatggaaaaaaacaaaaaacaaaactgatctgCATTTACAAATTGTCCTGCTGGAATAGaatataaaatatcaaaaagtaTTAGCAGAACTTGGTCATTGTTCACACAAAGCAGAAATTGTCACCGGTTAGTAACAAAATATCAATAATAGGTAACAATAGACAGCGTTAGTTTTCTAAAAATTTCTGTACATTGCACATACAGGAGCCACACTCCCCTCTGCAAAAAGCCCAATCTGTTCTTCCTGAAAAGTTCCACCAAGccttttttgcatcattttacaTCAGCAATGATCATGTTTTTCAAAGAATTTTCAAAAGCAGCTTTTAACTTGCCACAAAAAAGTATCTTCTAAATCCAAGATTCCTTGAACAACACTAAAAAATATTGAGAGTATCCACAAAATACTTTTCCTTCGATGTTaggtcaaaaaaagaaaaaaaaagctgttaaataGTGCaagacatttataaaaacaaacaaaccaacaaaacgATTTATGCTGAGTTTTAACATTGGCCTAGACTGGGCAATAAGAATCCCTTCTCCTTATACCAGCTGACACTTTGATAAGATACAGATATGAGATAGGGGTTGAAGCTTTCATCCACTTTGTCTGAGTTGGTGAAATTCATCAATCATTCATTTTGATGACTTTGACCCCGTGGGCGTTGATGTAGGTGAGGAGAACCTCGGCTCGTTTTTCAATAACATCAATCAGTTTGTCGATGCCCGGTCGGCCACCCTGGCTTTCCCAGTACAACTGATCCAGGAACAGCGACTGGAGAAGTTTCTCCCTCAGCTTCCTGCTCCTCAGCACAGATATGGCCTGATCTGGAAGcctagaaaacacacacacacacatttacagccaTGCTGGTTTTCAGATACATGTGTCAGAGATGAGTCTGATTAACTCAGGTGATGGGAGCAGATGAAGCCATGATATTCAGTGGAATCACTCTGAAAATGGTGCTGCAATATGTTTCTTCAGAATCAATATATCATTTGTCGTTTCTTTGCAGTCAACACAAATTTACATTGCAATAAATTGATAACTAGTTGTAAACACAAAGATACAGGAAGAATTGATGTAGTAGGGCAGCATGAATCAAATGTATTAGCCATTTCTTACTGCTATACCCAGTATAATAGCTACAAATTGCTTGCCAACAGTCAGACTTACTGGTGATACATATCAGGTATGAGAgtcgatatgcattccttcaagaaatgacAGGCCTTTATTTTTGTGgctaataaatataaattgcCTGTATGAGtcatgttttatgatttaaactTACTCCTTGATTCCCTCCAGCAGCCTGAAGTCTAAGTTGTCTTCATTGCGGTCAAAGAATCCCTTGTTGTTTGTGAACACCAGGTGCCTGAGGTCATGACTCCTATAGTTGATGTTTGCCAGTTTTATATTGTCCAGGTCCTTACAGGAAGCCCGCTGGCCCACTTCAGTGCACACATCCTCCCGCCGAGGCCTAAATCCGCAGCAGCTCTGATCGAGACGGTTGTGAATCTGAGGAGACAGTTCAGATTTATCTAGCATTTATGAACTTGATCACACATAAGCACGTCTTACAAAAAAATCGAATTTTCTctagatctttttttctttggaggCAACATAATTGTTCTattattcaaatgaaaatgGTTTAGGGAAGAAAACACTAAACATCTCCAGTTGGTTGGTCTTTGGAGTAGCTCTTTGGCAGAAGTGGAAACAGTTGGAATTCAACATCAATTAACCACCCCATCGCTGAGTAACATAATTGCTgaggagatttttttaaaaaaaagcttaacaGGCAGCACCTGCTGCCTCCACAGGGAATGAAAACAGCAAATTAGATTACAACCCTTATCCTTTTatacactaaataaaaaatcgTGTAATGAAGCTTTTAGATGGTGTAACCAGAGACAGGATGAGCAAGATGTCAGTACCAGGGTTCAGAAGTGCCCTGGAAGTGACATCAGAGATACCCACAGGAAACATTTAATCTACCTGCAGCAACATGGAAAGATGAGCAATCTTTCAGGCCTGTCGCCTCTTGAAAACGAGAACCAGTTCTTAATTGACCTACgtggtaaaataaaggttacGACAAAAAGTCAAGTgagccagaaaaaaaattaatgcatCCTTATTTCTAATTAAACCAACCATCCTTTAAggatacatttatttacttcaaaGCCTACATCAACTGAATCTGTGTCTATTTCAGCAAGTGAAACTTTAGAACAGAGCAAGAGAATTGAGTACAAGTCTTTGGCACGAAAGGTTGAAGTTGTTATGCATCTCTTTAAGAAATGCAAGGCTTCTGTTTGGGAAAATGGATTTGGCATTCAACTTGATTAGCAGGCAAAGAAAATATCAAGAAAATTCTTccgatttttgtctttctcaatCTGGTTTTAGGACCAACGTATTCAATGAAATCAAAGTTAATGTCTTAatggaaaaaatacaattaaaaatgttaacagaATTCAGTTTTAATCATCAACAGAACAGTGGTCCGGTGGAATCATTTCATGTTGCACAAGTAATCTGTTTGTAGCTACATGCAAACATCTTCATACATCTAGGCCAGCCTATATTTTAACCCGAACAcattgtttgatattttatcAATTTACAAATATGTTTGATGTTATCAGTAATATAGACATAAGAGTTTTAACTCATATTAAAGagataaaatattctgtttgcTTTGTAAAATTCATCTCCCTTAGGCAATAATATAAATTTGTCAGTGTTTATCTATTAGGCAAAGATCCAGGAATCTAAAATTTCTTTGATCAGAAACTCTATAAGACTTTAATCACAAATCTAGTAGAGGGAAGCAGTTTCTAGGCTACTTTCAAGTACATTTGAAAGAGTCTTAATTCAGTTGTGTTTGCTTTCTTGTAATAAAAAGACTCATTAAGGAGTTTGTTCTCTGTGCCAAAGTGTAAAAGCAACCCACGCACGAAATAAGAAATCAATTCAGTCAAAGAAAAATGCAtgagagtgttttttttaaattctttgtaATAGCTGTTGGAGCACAGTGCTTTGATGAAACAACTGAAAGTCTCCAAAAAGtcatttatcaaacatttttttcatttcaaaaactcaaaaagataTTAACCTAAAAGACACACAAATCTTTAAACTGATTTTGAGTAAATGTTTCAACCATCTATTCTCTACTTCTGTACTTTTTATAAATAAGAGATGAATAAAAGAATGTGTACTCAGAGCCAGAAAAATGATCCACAGAGGCCTCCCAAACAGGAAATAGGACATCATTTTGGTCAGAGGACAATGCATGAGGGTGTATTAAATAGTTTCTTAGTAGAAAGCAGCTGTTGGAACACACGGCTGTGGCAAATGACCAAAAGTTtccaaaagtcattttaaaaaagcttttagacggaaaacaaaaccacaagaATATACAAACTACTGCTGCATTCTGTTACCTGGAGCAGGAAGTCAAATAGAGCTACTTTGCTCCATTCATAGTGATGGATTGTGGAGCAGCCAGAGTCAGGCTTTGGCTTAATGTTCTTATACCAGCATCTCTGTGTTAGAGAGTTTTGGTACTCCCTCCATGTTAGTTTCACATTTAATGGGCCTGCAGCAAGGGCTTCTGGGTACAGTGATGCGTCCAATGACACCACTGGGCAGGACTGGCCATctaaagagagagaaaataggGTTTATAGTTTCAAGTTGAGCAACTGTGACATCCAAATCTTGCTGAACCacaaaagtgtcttttttattCGATTTGACAGAAGAACCACAGTCTAACCTCATGCTTTGACCTGGAGAAATTGAGCAGAAAGCAGAACAGAGAAAGCCAGTCTGTTCCTCAAGATAAGACTTACATTTTACCACAATCCTCTTTCTGTGGTAGGGCTGTTAACGCAGggattttgtaattttctttatgtgatgaatcaaaacagaacattaaTGTTTGTGGCaatatttgttttcctgatgAAGGAGAACAAAAGAGCAGAGACAGCCATGGATATTTCAACTTAATGCCAAAGGCAGAAGTAATGTTCTCCCTAATGTGTgtataaattttaaatacaaatgtgaAAACAGATGAAGACATTAGTCACAAGCGGAATAATTGCAATGCAAAGtacagaggaaacagagaaaagataCTTGCTGTCATTATAAGACCCTTTTTGGAAAGACTTTACCACAAGCTGTGCTGCAACTCTCTGTgataatataaaatgaaaatgtatattGTTGAATATCCATTAcatatacaaccccaattctgaaaaaagcTAGagcattgtgtaaaatgtaaataaaaacaaaaagcaattatTTGCAAACCCCATAAACCCATACTTTACTCAGAATGAAACACggtaaacatttcaaatgtttaaattaggaAATTGCATCGTTTTTCACAACAAACTGTAAATGTCTGTGGGGGAACAGTTGCTAgaggttttggaggaaatgttgtgCCATCTTTGTCTGCTGAAGGATTTCAGCAGATCAACAATCCTGGTTCTTCTTTGCTGTTATCTTTCGCTGGATGGGAGCATGTGCTGTTCTAAAATCTGTACATACTAttttgcattgatggtgcctttcttactaatgcacccccataccatcagagagccCCGCTTTTGAAGTATTTGCTGATAACAGGCCAGATGCTCCCTCTCGTCCTTTGGTACGGAGGTTGTGGCgtccatggtttccaaaaagagtTTCACACTTTCATTTTTATGACCACAGAACAATTTTTTcacctcagtccattttaaatgaaacaaagcttTGGCCCAGACAAGACAGTGATATTTCtagatggtgttcacatatggtttcttctttgcatgatagagctttaacctgaaTTTGTGGATGGCctagtgaactgtgtttacaggcaatgatttgtggaagtgttcctgagcccatgaaGTGATGTTtataacagaatcagacctgttttaatgCAAACTGGTGAGCCTCTACCCAGCTTTACTTCTGAGAAATTCAGTCTCTCTAAAATACCCTTTATACCCAGTCCTTTTATTGACGTGGTGCAAATTAActtaattagttgcaaaatgcttctccagctgtttccagTTCATAGGTCACTTCCATAAAATATtgccttttttcatttcttagCTTCAGACATGTTTAagatgtttcattgtgaataaaataggCTTTATGGGATATACAAATAATTGCATTCcatttttatgtacattttgcacaatgtcaTAAATTTTTCAAATCTGGGTTTGCATTTTgtatatttgaaacatttattttagttagaTTGGGATACTGAATCACAACTAAGCATCTAATTAAACTGATCTTTCAGATAACTTTTCAGGAATATTAACAGGACAAGGATCACTCTTGGGATTCTGGGTACTGTGAGATAAATTCGCTGTGCGAGAAAAGATAGAATCCCAATTTTTTCCACGTTGTACAGAAAACAATCTGTTACCTCGTGTTTAATGACCTACCGTGCAAAAAGCTGAACTTTCTGCTTACAGCTGGCAGCGTCCTGTTAAGTCCAAGCACCCTGTCCAAATGGAAAGCAAACACCTCCGTGTTATCCACGGGGCCGTGGATAATTCCACATTGCCCTCCACATACACTGGAGTGATTTTGGTTAGTCAGAGGGGCCGTGGCTTCACCCTCAAATATCAGAAGGGATGGAGAGTCTCTGAGGGGAATTTCTTTCATGcgcaaaactttggcatcagcGAGAAAGCGCATCGTTTTCAGGTCCTGTGAGCTGAACCAAGGGGGTGCCATTTGGCTGTAAATCCTGATAGAGCTAACCTGAGCATCTGCTCCATCATTATCGactgttttcagtgatttataatCCTCATAAGTGGCGTGTTTCCTGGACTTCTCAAATGCGAAGTTTATTTGCTCTGCGTACTGCTCCGCTGTTCCGAGTTTAACAGGCGGACTGGTCGTCTTTCTTCTCACCTTTTTCCTCAGTTTTGGTCGGATTGTACCTCGTATGTGTGCTGGTTTAAGACGTTTAGATTTCAGCCTGATGTACACCACGTTGGATCGTGTTGGAAGCGCAGAACTGACAGGACCGGTCTGTAAGTCAGCTGCGCCGTTCATCTCCAAATGGTGCAATCCGCGGGTGCGCCGTTTCTCGTCCTCATCAGCTCTTCTGGGCCGGTGCCGCTGTGAGAGTCCAACTTGTGAAATCACGAAAAACAAATAGACAATGCATGCAATcgtgactaacaggcttcttCTGAAAAGAGAATATCTCCGAAACTTGCTGCTCAGCTTCAAAAAAGGACAACAAAACCAGTGAACACGAGACTTCCCCATTTGAACTTATGTCATTTTTACGgttaagcttcttttttttcctcccttctctAAACTCAAACTGGGGAGGAGCACACAGCTTCCGAAACTATTTCAAGAGGAAAACTTTGAGAGTGCAGAGATACAGACAGCTGCCCAGGAAGTGGACAGACAGGAAAACCATCCTTCAACCCAAACCTTAAGCAGACAGAACTTTCTTTTGTTCATAGATCACCTCAATAAAGtaatctgtgtttgttctgtggACTCAGTGGAtcaggaaacagctgaagactCAACATTTTAGACTGCTATTTGGGTAGCATTCtatttgttttctctgattgtattttggtttttttttttaatttagcttttattttactttatttgttcatgtattttaagttatttttgtgtgaagCACCTAGtgattttttatcttaaaaggctacacaaataaaaaagatactTAAAGCACTAAATTGGTGTTTTGTTATGATTTTATTTGGCTCTGAATCTTCCgtcagaaaaaaaccccaaaagttATCTGAAACTCAAATGAATATTCAGACTTTTTTGAGTTATACAgtcaatacatttttattataatatttcacAAGGtgcattctgctactttaatAACATAAATTGACAAATAAAGCTTGCATAAATAGGAAAAATAGGAAGCACTGACCACAGTCATAATTTTTAGGATACTTTGGGGATGACTTGTGAAAATAATGAGGTTTTACTTGAATGCAGACAATAAACttagaaactaatttattctcaaatttaaaaatattatattttatcataTGATTCAGGCGACATCTGGTGGTCCAGgctcctttttttcttgactGAGACAATGGAAACAGTTCATGAACTGAAAAGaactgaaaggaaaaataaataaaatgaggaaGCAAATACTTCCTGTTACGTTAGGAAAGTGCAGTCAGGGTTAAACAGCTTAAAGAACGGATATCCTGatctacaaacaaaaacaggtttaaatatAGAACTATTGTGTCAATGCTCGTCTTCATTGTTGTGTAAAGAATAGTGAGCCACTGAACAACTTTCTACACAGTTACTTTAATTGGCTGgctaatataaatattattgcTTGATGTAAACTTTTTGGGCCACCCATAGTGTTGTAAATAATTAAGCTTATCTCATAAGACATATATTTTCCCAGCATGTAGTGCTTTGATGTGTTGTCTGcggctttaaataaaatgccagGTTCAGTGATTGGATAAGtggcagcacctggctgctctCCAGTCTTCCCCACTGCAGACAAACCGAGGTCTGAGACAGTTTTTAATATTGTCcgaaggaaaacaaacattctttTATATGATGCCCAAGGTAAAAAGCTcatctctggttttatttgttgcctTGTTTTTGATGGTGAGATGCCACAACACTGAAGGTGGGTTAACTAGTCTTTAAGTGATAAATGTGGGGCTGGTTGAGGCAGGTGTGTTTGTTAAAAGGTTTTCTCATTGAACTGATACAGATTCAATGGACTGTGGTGAAGCTAGTGGACTTTGCAGACAGGAAGAGTTTGACTTATATAGTAACTCCACCAATATCACCAACTTTGCGTATGGCTTGGCTGCAAACATGATTGCTGTGGTTTTGTATGGGAGCACTTTTGTTCCAGTTAAAAGAATAGAAACAGGGGATGgtaagcattttgtttttaaactcctaAAAATTTGCATTTCTAGTTCTAGTCTTGATGACAATTATTTAATTTGCAGGTATGTTCTATCACTGGGTAAGCTGTGCATCAATATGGGTTGTATCTATGGTTGGAGACCTTCTGCTTCGGTCGCCCAAATTCCACCCTCTTGCGATGCTTGGAGGAGTCATCTGGGCCACAGGTATTGTCTTTTTGAAAATGAGGCTTCAAGCAGAAACTTATTCTTTGATGCTTATCTGCAGTTTGGTCTCATATGGTGCAGAAAATGGTTCtttaaacatcaaacaaagACCTTTAAGAAATGGTCTTCTGTGAAGAAAAATGTCTGACTTTGAGGATGCTGTCAATTTCACTGTAAAATGTTGCAATTTCatggttaaaaataacatttttataatctttctttttcatgttgTATTAAGAAGACCGATACAAAATTGTgcagattaaataaaagaaatctcaGGAAATTTGACAGTGGTTGTTAAAGTTGTTGGATGTggaaataatttgattttattttttcagtttaatgaaTTTTGGAGAGAACTCAATTTATTTTGACAATTGatttttagcaaaaaatctGCTGTAGGCAAATAAGTTTCTTTCCTTAATTTATCAAACTATTTTGatgcttattttatttgagAAATAAATTCAACATTCAGCTGGAGACCTGGAAATGGTGAAGACAGTCACGTCACCAGTTTGAAATGGAGGGCAAAAGTACAAGCGGTTCACCAAAACAtgagcttgttttttatgtttgcatccCCAGGAAGTATAACAGTAGTCACCATTGTGAAAGCGATTGGCCTCGGTTTAGGAATTTTAATTTGGGGATCTGCCAGTTTGCTGATGGGCTGGGCCAGTTCAAGGTAAGTCAAATTAATGTCTCAATGCTTTGGTGAATAAATGATATAGTTGTCTATTGATGCCCAAGTTTAAATTAACAAGAATTTTGATCTAAACAAATTGAAGGCCATTTTTGTTGCAGGTGCAAGGCAATTCAGACACTTCATTAAAACATCTGACACTATGTGACTGTCTCAAACAGATTCGGCTGGTTTGGGATCGACCCTCAGAATGTTTCCAAGCCAATATTAAATTATTGTGGAGCTGGCTTGTGTCTGCTCAGGTAAACTCTACATTGTGAAGCAGCAGAATGTCTCCTAACCTGCTCTGACATTTGTCTGTCTCAGCAGCCTGTAATATTGCTGTCATTTTGAATAACTCGTGATTTGTTTTGCAGTGGCctaatctttttctttgtgaaaagcGATGTGAGTTTACGTCCAACGTCGGAAACGGTTCCTTTACTACTTGACAGAGTGAGTATACCATCAGTGATGCTGCTTATTGCAGGACAATTTTGTTCATACAAAGGAAACCTTTACTGTTTTCCAAAAAGCAGTTCTTGCATTTTTACACcagacttttatatttttaagtgtaaaTGGTAAGCTATAAATTCATGGTTGGGtttaaaagaatagtttttTCCATGTTTAATATTATTGGTCATTTAACTTGAACAAAATAATCCATCCATTTGTTTGTTCTCCTGCCACACCACCACAGAGAACCATTTCAGGAAGTTATGGACGACATTCCTCTGAATACTGGATAGATGCTATTGGACCAAAGAACAGGCGAATCATGTGAGTCTAATCCATTCATTTAGCTGCTTACAGCATCATTGACTGAATTGACTGGCTTGATAAGATGGAAAGTCtagaaaaatggcaaaaagttTGAATTTCAATGCACATGATGCAGAGCTCCAGCTTCACACTGGCTTGATTATTAAATTTAGTTTCTCTCATCATGGCAACTATTCAAACAATCTCTGCAGCAGCAAAATACCACAGCAGTCCTAAAAAGGTTAAATTGGTGAATGAGAGatgactttaataaaaagaagtttCACCTCAGGTTAGTTTAAGGTGTAGAAATGGTATCTGTAGTGGATGTTTAATACCCACTTTGCAGAAATATGTGAATATGTGTGCATTCTTTTTATGCTGTCAATCTGTTTATCAGTTTatgaaaaatgttgaaattatcATACTAATTGAACAAGGTCTCAGAGGAGATTTAAAATTCATCGTTCATGCAGTTCTTCGCTCTGTCTTGTATCCTTTTCATCAGCGGTTGCCTGCTTGCTGTTGTGGCCGGCCTGCTGTATGGGTCTTCCTTTGTCCCCATTCTCTACATAAAGAACCATTCATCGTGCCCTGACAGCATATTTTACCAAGCCAGTGTCTACGGTATGGTTTCAGCGCTTGATAATGTTCTTCATTTTGAAACTTCAATTTGCCTTAATCCTTAACAAGCAAACAATTAATGAATGCAAAATTAAATGTCACCTTGGTCATCAGGTTTGTTCCCTCATGGTCTATAAAAAGCACCGATCCCTCTCCCTGCAGAGACTATGGTTTCATAACTAAAGTGAATTTCTGTTTCTCTCCCTAGATCTTGACTACGTACATGCACAGACTTCAGGTGTTTTTGTCGCAAGcacattgtattttattatctaCTGTGCAGCCATGAAAAGCAGACCCAGGGTTTACTCAAGAGCCATCCTCCCAGGTAATGGCTCATTTATCAAACACATTATTCTTGAACTTTGAGCAAGTTAAAGTACGTTTCAAGGTAAGGATTTCTTGTAAACCAAATGATTTAACCATTTACAAAAAAGGATAACCCTGAGTAAGAAATTATCAATGTATAAAGGAAAAAATTTGTTAAAAgcatcaaattaaacaaacttgCTGCAACCTTTTGCCAAGAGGAAATGTTTGCATGTacgttttttaattatttattttttaactctgaGTTGAAAACTACCACAGGAATCTACATCATAAATTGTTTTCTGTGAACCATAGTCTTTGTATCCAAGGGGCTACTACAGTATCTAATAATAGTTCAAGTTTGACCCTGACTAAGTCTGGAAGAATCAGCTGTTGTGGTGGAAATGCCATACAGCAGCTTCTTTTGGCTCATTGCAAAGTCAATACAGGGAATACAGTGTGGCTTCTGATTTTGACCTACTATTCAGAGCGAGTGAATACAATCTATAAATAACTAAAGGATATTTCTGTGACTGGAAGGGATTTAGTAGCATTTAGTCAGATTTTTGTCCTTGACATCATTAAATTGACGCAACTGCATTGTGAACTCTTTCtggtttactttattttttgtgcttcaggATTTCTGTCTGGATTGATGTGGACAGTTGGGACATACTGTTGGTTTCTGGCCAATAACTACCTGACTTCTGTCATTACCTTTCCTGTTGTCACTGCAGTAAGTAAAACCATCTCTAAGggctttttggttttgtaaaaaaaactatctatAAACAGCAACTTGTATTGAACAGTGAGTAAATCTTCAATCCAACTACATCCAAGTCTTTTTGAAGGAAGTGTTTGTCAGACCACCTGCACAAtaattgttttgctaattgtagttGCTATATTTCTGTGCAGCTTGGATGTCTGCAGGCATTTATAGTCACGTTTCTTCATCCAGACACGAGGGTTTTGTGACGTGtacttctattttattttatttatttattttttcgtgATGGCCTCAAGAAAGGAATTGGTACAGTGATCATTTGCTTGAAACATTTAGTCATCAAACAAAGGTCATTCTGAGCTAATAATATACACATAAAAAACCCCAGAAGCTTCTCAAGTGTATTGCTGGAGATTTAGTTTTTGCCAATTTCTCCTGATGAGTAAATGCCACAAGCATCTCCCCCCAAAGTTGTCGAATGTGTTTTGACACACGGCTTCAACTGGACAAGTTTCATATTACCAGAGGGTTTGTTTATCCGTAAgactttatttttgatggcactGTAGTGTAGTAATTATTGAATTTTCCTAACATGAGGTCTATAATTGCTCCCACCCCCCAGGGCTACGGTCTGGTTGCAGCACTGTGGGGATCCTTGGTGTTTAAAGAAATTAAGGTGAGAATCAACAATTGGCATGAGAACG carries:
- the gask1b gene encoding Golgi-associated kinase 1B, whose protein sequence is MGKSRVHWFCCPFLKLSSKFRRYSLFRRSLLVTIACIVYLFFVISQVGLSQRHRPRRADEDEKRRTRGLHHLEMNGAADLQTGPVSSALPTRSNVVYIRLKSKRLKPAHIRGTIRPKLRKKVRRKTTSPPVKLGTAEQYAEQINFAFEKSRKHATYEDYKSLKTVDNDGADAQVSSIRIYSQMAPPWFSSQDLKTMRFLADAKVLRMKEIPLRDSPSLLIFEGEATAPLTNQNHSSVCGGQCGIIHGPVDNTEVFAFHLDRVLGLNRTLPAVSRKFSFLHDGQSCPVVSLDASLYPEALAAGPLNVKLTWREYQNSLTQRCWYKNIKPKPDSGCSTIHHYEWSKVALFDFLLQIHNRLDQSCCGFRPRREDVCTEVGQRASCKDLDNIKLANINYRSHDLRHLVFTNNKGFFDRNEDNLDFRLLEGIKELPDQAISVLRSRKLREKLLQSLFLDQLYWESQGGRPGIDKLIDVIEKRAEVLLTYINAHGVKVIKMND
- the tmem144b gene encoding transmembrane protein 144b, with translation MMPKVKSSSLVLFVALFLMVRCHNTEDSMDCGEASGLCRQEEFDLYSNSTNITNFAYGLAANMIAVVLYGSTFVPVKRIETGDGMFYHWVSCASIWVVSMVGDLLLRSPKFHPLAMLGGVIWATGSITVVTIVKAIGLGLGILIWGSASLLMGWASSRFGWFGIDPQNVSKPILNYCGAGLCLLSGLIFFFVKSDVSLRPTSETVPLLLDRRTISGSYGRHSSEYWIDAIGPKNRRIIGCLLAVVAGLLYGSSFVPILYIKNHSSCPDSIFYQASVYDLDYVHAQTSGVFVASTLYFIIYCAAMKSRPRVYSRAILPGFLSGLMWTVGTYCWFLANNYLTSVITFPVVTAGYGLVAALWGSLVFKEIKGTVNCSIFFLASCVVLAGSLLTVFSKF